A single region of the Streptococcus macedonicus ACA-DC 198 genome encodes:
- the hisD gene encoding Histidinol dehydrogenase: MKRLTGTTEEISKILYQEQLELSKENLDVDDAVRQILEDVKENGDKALKAYSEKFDKITLDNFEVGKELVDQAFEEIDAEVLEALKNAKANIESYHKQQLEKGFQDQPTEGIVRGQLIRSIERVGVYVPGGTAAYPSSVLMNVIPAKIAGVKEIIMITPPQAHFEPAILVAASLAGVDKIYQVGGAQGVAALAYGTETIPSVDKITGPGNIFVATAKKLVYGIVGIDMIAGPSEIGVIADDTANPKYVAADLLSQAEHDVRARAILVTNSAALADAVEKEIEEQLKTLPREEIARASVENNGRIIISDSVEAMFELMNQVAPEHLEIAMDNAYDYLDTIENAGSVFLGHFTSEPIGDYYAGANHILPTTSTSRFSSALGVHDFVKRIQYMQYSKIAVNAASHDITTLAYAEGLQAHARAIEVRHD, translated from the coding sequence ATGAAACGTTTAACAGGAACGACAGAAGAAATTTCAAAAATTCTCTACCAAGAACAATTAGAATTAAGTAAAGAAAATCTTGATGTTGATGATGCAGTTCGTCAAATTTTAGAAGATGTCAAAGAAAATGGTGATAAAGCACTTAAAGCCTATTCAGAAAAATTTGACAAGATTACGCTTGATAATTTTGAAGTTGGCAAGGAGTTGGTTGACCAAGCGTTTGAGGAAATTGATGCCGAGGTTTTGGAAGCTCTCAAAAATGCCAAAGCGAATATTGAAAGTTATCACAAGCAACAGTTGGAAAAAGGATTTCAGGACCAACCAACTGAAGGCATTGTTCGTGGGCAATTGATTCGTTCGATTGAGCGTGTTGGGGTTTATGTCCCAGGTGGAACTGCTGCTTATCCGTCATCTGTTTTGATGAATGTCATTCCAGCTAAGATTGCTGGTGTTAAAGAAATTATCATGATTACACCGCCACAAGCGCATTTCGAACCTGCGATTTTGGTGGCTGCTTCGTTAGCTGGTGTTGATAAGATTTATCAAGTTGGTGGGGCTCAAGGTGTTGCTGCTTTGGCATATGGTACAGAAACGATTCCTAGTGTTGATAAGATTACTGGACCAGGAAATATTTTTGTTGCGACAGCTAAAAAACTTGTTTACGGTATTGTTGGTATTGATATGATTGCAGGTCCGTCTGAAATTGGTGTGATCGCAGATGACACAGCCAATCCAAAATATGTTGCAGCAGATTTGCTCTCACAAGCTGAACATGATGTGCGTGCGCGTGCGATTTTGGTGACAAATTCAGCAGCGTTAGCGGATGCGGTTGAAAAGGAAATCGAAGAACAACTTAAAACCTTGCCACGTGAAGAAATTGCGCGTGCTTCTGTTGAAAATAATGGTCGTATCATCATTTCAGATTCTGTTGAGGCAATGTTTGAATTGATGAACCAAGTGGCGCCAGAACATTTGGAAATTGCTATGGATAATGCTTATGATTATCTTGATACGATTGAAAATGCGGGTTCTGTTTTCCTTGGGCATTTCACGAGTGAACCAATCGGTGATTATTACGCAGGGGCAAATCATATTTTGCCAACAACTAGCACAAGCCGTTTCTCATCAGCGCTAGGTGTGCATGATTTTGTCAAACGTATCCAGTATATGCAATATTCAAAAATTGCTGTGAATGCAGCTAGTCACGATATTACAACACTTGCTTATGCTGAAGGATTACAAGCTCATGCTAGAGCTATTGAGGTGCGTCATGACTAG
- the hisG gene encoding ATP phosphoribosyltransferase catalytic subunit, which yields MENQITIALTKGRIEKDTVKLLEKAGFDMTFMENKGRNLIFKSPDKKFRFLLVKAPDVTTYVRHGVADLGVVGKDLLIEHPTGYLEMLDLNFGLCKFSVASTDSYDPHDHKRKRIATKYPTIATDYFNKKGEDVEIISIQGSVEIAPVIGLADAIVDIVETGNTLVANGLKVYEDICRISARLIVNKAALKNNSEIMPFIQKLESIVGNEEVAFK from the coding sequence ATGGAAAATCAAATTACGATTGCTTTAACCAAAGGACGTATTGAAAAAGATACGGTGAAACTTCTGGAAAAAGCGGGTTTTGATATGACGTTTATGGAAAATAAGGGACGTAATCTTATTTTTAAAAGCCCAGATAAAAAATTCCGTTTTTTGCTCGTCAAGGCACCTGATGTGACAACGTATGTGCGCCATGGTGTGGCTGACCTTGGTGTGGTTGGAAAGGACTTGTTGATTGAGCACCCAACAGGCTATCTTGAAATGCTTGATTTGAATTTTGGTTTATGTAAATTCTCAGTAGCTTCAACGGATTCTTATGACCCACATGACCATAAACGAAAACGAATTGCCACAAAATACCCAACCATTGCGACCGATTATTTTAATAAAAAAGGAGAAGATGTCGAAATCATTTCAATTCAAGGAAGTGTTGAGATTGCTCCTGTTATTGGTTTAGCGGACGCTATTGTTGATATTGTTGAGACTGGAAATACGCTAGTTGCTAACGGTCTTAAAGTTTATGAAGATATTTGTCGCATTTCAGCACGATTGATTGTGAACAAAGCGGCTTTGAAAAATAATTCTGAAATCATGCCATTTATCCAAAAATTGGAAAGTATCGTTGGAAATGAGGAGGTAGCTTTTAAATGA
- the hisZ gene encoding ATP phosphoribosyltransferase regulatory subunit, translating to MKKTTLPVGMHDKLFKRARVTYKIERDISDFLMSQGFNRIETPTLEHFEVFSDTITKNNYNFFDKSAELLTLRPDITSQIGRVIASTQVETPIKFSYSGKVFKYNEEMRGLMNEHTQAGVEIVGFPAKEAVFEAIQSAKKALDRADIPSYQFEFSHAAILQTIFETLALSQAVEETLAQAIKDKNITQLNEFTKKYPSEFDEFLKNLPYLFGESHQVLESTRELVKNQAILAALTDLENLLNQVSEMLPKSNIDLAQIPTMPYYTGVMFKVFGDKVPDAFASGGRYDKLFERFGAKKLTAVGWAVDVDAVYQAVLDNLEGGA from the coding sequence ATGAAAAAAACAACGTTACCTGTGGGAATGCATGATAAGTTATTCAAACGTGCGCGTGTTACCTACAAAATAGAACGTGATATCAGTGATTTCTTGATGAGTCAGGGATTCAATCGAATTGAAACACCGACCTTGGAACATTTTGAAGTCTTTAGTGATACGATTACGAAAAATAATTACAATTTCTTTGATAAAAGTGCTGAATTGCTGACGCTTCGTCCTGATATTACCAGTCAGATTGGACGTGTCATTGCATCGACGCAAGTTGAAACGCCGATTAAATTCTCCTATTCGGGCAAGGTTTTCAAATACAACGAAGAAATGCGTGGTTTGATGAATGAGCACACGCAAGCTGGTGTTGAGATTGTTGGTTTTCCAGCTAAGGAAGCTGTTTTTGAGGCAATCCAATCAGCCAAGAAAGCCCTTGATAGAGCGGATATCCCGTCTTATCAATTTGAATTTTCACATGCTGCGATTTTACAAACCATTTTTGAAACTTTGGCTTTGTCACAAGCAGTTGAAGAAACTTTGGCACAAGCGATTAAAGATAAAAATATCACTCAGTTAAATGAATTTACCAAAAAATATCCGAGTGAATTTGATGAGTTTTTGAAAAATTTGCCTTATCTTTTTGGAGAAAGTCATCAAGTTTTAGAAAGTACGCGTGAACTTGTCAAGAATCAAGCGATTTTGGCTGCTTTGACAGATTTGGAAAACTTGCTTAATCAAGTATCTGAAATGTTACCAAAGAGCAACATTGATTTGGCACAAATTCCGACAATGCCGTATTATACTGGCGTGATGTTCAAAGTCTTTGGAGATAAGGTGCCAGACGCTTTTGCCTCAGGTGGGCGTTACGATAAACTTTTTGAACGTTTTGGGGCTAAAAAATTGACTGCGGTCGGTTGGGCAGTAGATGTTGATGCTGTTTACCAAGCTGTACTTGATAATTTAGAAGGAGGTGCCTAA
- the hisC gene encoding Histidinol-phosphate aminotransferase has protein sequence MTTIKGLIDIEPYVAGSQPSGENLIKLNTNENAYGPSPKVAEVFSHFEIHQLRKYSTLDQESLRVVLAKQHGLDPSQIIVGNGSDDVLSMAFLAFFNSDEPVLFPDLTYAFYKVWADLYRINYHEVPLTSDFEIDGNDYIADNGGVVLTNPNAPTGIYKSLEAIEAIIKANQDVVVIIDEAYINFGGETALPLLKKYDNVFITRTFSKDASLAGLRVGYGMGSTKLMSVINAVKNSVNPYNVDLIAEKLAVAAVESWGYYENTCQKIIATRDWFTKELRDLDFSVLESKTNFVLAECPQNDAANLFDYLQAKNIYVRYFPKVERIKNHLRISIGTQAEMEQVIEEIKEYQKA, from the coding sequence ATGACAACTATTAAAGGATTGATAGATATTGAACCTTATGTAGCTGGTAGCCAGCCAAGCGGTGAAAATTTAATAAAATTGAATACAAATGAAAATGCTTATGGACCAAGTCCAAAAGTAGCAGAAGTCTTTTCACATTTTGAGATTCATCAATTGCGGAAGTATTCAACTTTGGACCAAGAATCACTACGTGTTGTGCTTGCTAAGCAACATGGTCTTGATCCAAGTCAAATCATTGTTGGTAATGGATCAGATGATGTTTTGTCTATGGCATTTCTTGCATTTTTTAATAGTGATGAGCCTGTTCTATTTCCTGATTTGACTTATGCTTTTTACAAAGTCTGGGCTGATTTGTACCGCATTAATTACCATGAAGTGCCGTTAACTAGCGATTTTGAGATTGATGGTAATGATTATATTGCTGATAATGGTGGTGTTGTTCTGACGAATCCAAATGCACCGACTGGCATTTACAAATCTTTAGAGGCTATTGAGGCGATTATCAAGGCTAATCAAGATGTGGTGGTTATTATTGACGAAGCATATATTAACTTTGGTGGTGAAACAGCTCTGCCATTGCTCAAAAAATATGACAATGTCTTTATTACACGAACATTTTCAAAAGATGCTTCGCTTGCTGGTTTGCGAGTTGGCTATGGTATGGGAAGTACAAAATTAATGTCGGTTATTAATGCCGTTAAAAATTCGGTCAATCCTTACAATGTTGATTTAATTGCTGAGAAATTAGCTGTGGCGGCTGTTGAATCATGGGGTTATTACGAAAATACGTGTCAAAAAATTATAGCGACAAGAGATTGGTTTACTAAGGAATTACGAGACCTTGACTTTTCAGTTTTAGAATCAAAGACCAACTTTGTCTTAGCGGAATGTCCTCAAAATGATGCAGCGAATTTATTTGATTATTTGCAAGCTAAGAATATCTATGTTCGTTATTTTCCGAAAGTTGAACGTATCAAAAATCATTTGCGAATTTCAATCGGAACGCAGGCTGAAATGGAACAAGTGATTGAAGAGATTAAAGAATATCAGAAAGCCTAA
- a CDS encoding 5'-methylthioadenosine nucleosidase/S-adenosylhomocysteine nucleosidase, with protein sequence MQQLVLICDQNNIPNLILKTVLDSIMGGAAEFRSSIEKAADICLEILDDILKEL encoded by the coding sequence GTGCAGCAATTGGTCTTGATTTGTGACCAGAATAACATTCCAAATCTTATCCTTAAAACGGTTTTGGACAGTATAATGGGTGGTGCGGCAGAATTTCGTTCATCTATTGAAAAAGCTGCAGATATTTGTCTAGAAATTTTAGACGATATTCTGAAAGAACTATAA
- the ezrA gene encoding Septation ring formation regulator EzrA, whose product MSSGIILLLVAIVLLVIVAYLVGVIVRKRNDSLIASLEERKQSLFGLPVNEEIEAVKNLHLIGQSQTTFREWNQKWVDLSLNSFSDIENHIFEAENLNDSFKFIRAKHEIDNIESQLNLVEEDINSIREALSVLKEQEEKNSARVKHALDLYETLKASISEKEDNFGSTMSEIKKQLKNIEAEFSQFVTLNSTGDPVEASEVLDRAEEHTIALGQISEQIPAIVAKLEDDFPDQLDDLEQGYRRLLEQNYHFAEKNIETRFQEIRDSIRANASELVTLDLDRARDENEHIQEKIDSLYELFEREIAAHKAALKDSKIIPDYLAHAKANNEQLAHEIKRLSHKYILNDSESLSLRSFTKNLEEIETEVLPIVVAFETQDKPFSELQVIFDRTLKTLAAVEEGQMEVFEQVKNIEEIETVARQSLEQYINRLHTIKRYMEKRNLPGIPQDFLSAFFTTSSQLEVLIDELSRGRIDIEAVSRLTDVATSAITNLENATYKVIQNATLTEQLLQYSNRYRSFEPSVQSSFEHALKLFEVDNDYQASFDEISYALETVEPGVTDRFVSSYEKTREQIRF is encoded by the coding sequence ATGTCGAGCGGAATTATATTACTGCTTGTAGCAATAGTTTTATTAGTAATTGTTGCTTACCTAGTTGGCGTTATTGTGCGCAAGCGAAATGATTCATTGATTGCAAGCTTGGAAGAAAGAAAACAATCATTATTTGGTTTACCTGTTAATGAAGAAATCGAGGCTGTTAAAAATCTTCACCTTATCGGGCAAAGTCAGACAACATTTCGTGAATGGAATCAAAAATGGGTTGACCTTTCTTTAAATTCTTTTTCGGATATTGAAAATCATATTTTTGAAGCTGAAAATCTAAATGATAGTTTTAAATTCATCAGAGCAAAACACGAAATTGATAATATCGAAAGCCAATTAAATTTAGTTGAAGAAGACATTAATTCGATTCGTGAGGCACTTTCTGTCTTGAAAGAACAAGAAGAAAAAAATAGTGCTCGTGTTAAACACGCTTTGGATTTGTACGAAACATTAAAAGCTTCTATCTCAGAAAAAGAGGACAATTTTGGCTCTACAATGTCTGAGATTAAAAAACAATTAAAAAACATAGAAGCTGAATTTTCTCAATTTGTAACGCTTAACTCAACTGGTGATCCTGTTGAAGCGTCTGAAGTGCTTGACCGTGCAGAAGAACACACTATCGCACTTGGTCAAATTTCAGAACAAATTCCAGCGATTGTTGCAAAATTAGAAGATGATTTCCCAGACCAACTTGATGATTTAGAGCAAGGTTATCGCCGTTTGCTTGAACAAAATTATCATTTTGCTGAAAAGAATATTGAAACACGTTTCCAAGAAATTCGTGATTCTATTCGTGCCAATGCTTCTGAACTTGTTACATTGGATTTGGACCGTGCCCGTGATGAAAATGAACACATTCAAGAGAAAATTGATTCATTGTATGAATTGTTTGAACGCGAAATTGCTGCTCATAAGGCTGCGCTTAAAGATAGCAAGATTATTCCTGACTATTTGGCTCATGCTAAGGCAAATAATGAACAACTTGCTCATGAAATTAAGCGTCTATCTCACAAGTACATCTTGAATGATAGTGAAAGTCTTAGCCTTCGTTCATTTACTAAAAACTTGGAAGAGATTGAAACAGAAGTATTGCCAATCGTTGTTGCTTTTGAGACACAAGACAAGCCATTCTCTGAATTACAAGTGATTTTTGACAGAACCTTAAAAACATTGGCTGCTGTCGAAGAGGGGCAAATGGAAGTCTTTGAACAAGTTAAGAATATTGAAGAAATTGAGACGGTTGCTCGTCAAAGCTTGGAACAATATATTAATCGTTTGCATACGATTAAACGTTATATGGAAAAACGTAATTTACCAGGTATTCCACAAGATTTCTTGAGCGCATTCTTCACAACAAGTTCACAATTGGAAGTGTTAATTGATGAACTTAGTCGTGGGCGTATTGATATTGAAGCTGTGTCTCGTTTAACAGATGTTGCGACATCAGCTATTACAAATCTTGAAAATGCAACTTATAAAGTGATTCAAAATGCGACATTGACAGAACAATTGTTGCAATACTCAAATCGTTATCGTAGTTTTGAACCAAGTGTACAAAGTAGTTTTGAACACGCTTTGAAATTATTTGAAGTTGATAATGACTATCAAGCATCATTTGATGAAATTTCATATGCACTTGAAACGGTTGAACCAGGTGTAACAGATCGTTTCGTATCATCGTACGAAAAAACACGTGAACAAATTCGTTTTTAA
- the gyrB gene encoding DNA gyrase subunit B: MTEENKNLAELAKEYDASQIQVLEGLEAVRMRPGMYIGSTSKEGLHHLVWEIVDNSIDEALAGFATHIEVFIEKDDSITVVDDGRGIPVDIQEKTGRPAVETVFTVLHAGGKFGGGGYKVSGGLHGVGSSVVNALSTQLDVSVHRNGKIYYQEYRRGHVVSDLAVIGDTDRHGTTVHFTPDPEIFTETTVFDFDKLAKRIQELAFLNRGLRISITDKREGIEQEKHYHYEGGISSYVEFINENKEVIFENPIYTDGELDGISVEVAMQYTTSYHETVMSFANNIHTHEGGTHEQGFRTALTRVINDYARQNKLLKEKDDNLTGEDVREGLTAVISVKHPNPQFEGQTKTKLGNSEVVKITNRLFSEAFSRFLLENPQIAKKIVEKGILASKARIAAKRAREVTRKKSGLEISNLPGKLADCSSNDATMNELFIVEGDSAGGSAKSGRDREHQAILPIRGKILNVEKASMDKILANEEIRSLFTAMGTGFGAEFDVSKARYHKLIIMTDADVDGAHIRTLLLTLIYRFMRPVLEAGYVYIAQPPIYGVKVGSEIKEYIQPGANQEIELQEAMARHSVGRSKPTVQRYKGLGEMDDHQLWETTMDPENRLMARVSVDDAAEADKIFDMLMGDRVEPRREFIEENAVYSTLDI, encoded by the coding sequence ATGACGGAAGAAAATAAAAATTTAGCAGAATTAGCGAAAGAGTATGACGCCAGTCAGATTCAAGTCTTAGAAGGGCTTGAGGCTGTTCGAATGCGTCCAGGTATGTACATTGGTTCAACGTCCAAAGAAGGCTTGCACCATTTGGTATGGGAAATTGTCGATAACTCTATCGATGAAGCATTAGCTGGTTTTGCGACTCATATTGAAGTTTTTATTGAAAAAGATGATTCGATTACAGTTGTCGATGACGGGCGTGGTATTCCTGTTGATATTCAAGAAAAAACAGGTCGTCCCGCCGTTGAAACAGTCTTTACGGTTTTACACGCTGGAGGTAAATTCGGCGGTGGCGGCTACAAGGTTTCAGGTGGTTTGCACGGTGTAGGATCATCTGTTGTTAACGCACTTTCAACACAATTAGATGTCTCTGTTCACCGTAACGGTAAAATTTACTATCAAGAGTACCGTCGTGGACACGTTGTTAGTGATTTAGCTGTTATTGGTGATACTGACCGTCATGGAACGACTGTTCATTTTACTCCAGACCCAGAGATTTTCACAGAAACAACGGTTTTTGATTTTGATAAATTAGCCAAACGTATCCAAGAATTAGCCTTTTTGAACCGTGGCTTGCGTATTTCAATTACTGATAAACGTGAAGGAATTGAGCAAGAAAAACATTACCATTATGAAGGTGGTATTTCAAGCTACGTTGAATTTATCAACGAAAATAAAGAAGTTATTTTTGAAAATCCAATCTATACTGATGGTGAATTAGACGGTATCTCTGTTGAAGTAGCCATGCAATATACAACTAGTTATCATGAAACAGTGATGAGTTTTGCCAATAACATTCACACGCATGAAGGTGGTACGCACGAACAAGGTTTCCGTACAGCTCTAACACGTGTGATTAATGACTATGCTCGTCAGAATAAATTGCTAAAAGAAAAAGATGACAATTTAACTGGTGAGGATGTTCGTGAAGGGTTGACGGCAGTTATTTCTGTTAAACACCCAAATCCTCAATTTGAGGGACAAACGAAAACAAAACTTGGAAATTCCGAAGTTGTTAAAATTACGAATCGTTTGTTTAGTGAGGCTTTCAGCCGTTTCTTATTAGAAAATCCGCAGATTGCTAAGAAAATCGTTGAAAAAGGTATTCTAGCATCTAAAGCTCGTATCGCTGCTAAACGTGCACGCGAGGTAACACGTAAAAAATCAGGACTGGAAATTTCAAATCTTCCTGGTAAATTGGCTGACTGTTCTTCAAATGATGCAACTATGAATGAACTGTTTATCGTCGAAGGGGACTCTGCGGGTGGTTCTGCTAAATCAGGACGTGACCGTGAGCACCAAGCAATCTTACCAATTCGTGGTAAAATCTTGAACGTTGAAAAAGCTAGCATGGATAAAATTCTTGCTAACGAAGAAATTCGTAGTCTATTTACAGCTATGGGAACAGGTTTTGGTGCTGAATTTGATGTCTCAAAAGCGCGTTATCATAAGCTTATTATTATGACTGATGCCGATGTTGACGGAGCCCATATTCGTACCCTGTTGTTAACGCTGATTTACCGCTTCATGCGTCCTGTTTTGGAAGCAGGGTATGTTTACATTGCTCAACCACCAATTTATGGTGTTAAAGTTGGTAGTGAAATTAAAGAGTACATTCAACCAGGTGCTAATCAAGAAATTGAATTGCAAGAAGCTATGGCACGTCATAGTGTTGGACGTTCAAAACCAACGGTTCAACGTTACAAAGGACTTGGAGAAATGGACGATCACCAGCTTTGGGAAACAACAATGGATCCAGAGAATCGCTTAATGGCGAGAGTTTCTGTTGATGATGCCGCTGAAGCAGATAAGATTTTTGATATGCTTATGGGAGATAGGGTAGAACCGCGTCGTGAGTTCATCGAAGAAAATGCGGTTTACAGTACGCTTGATATTTAA
- a CDS encoding Hydrolase, haloacid dehalogenase-like family codes for MNYHDYVWDLGGTLLDNYEMSAQAFVKTLAEFGQSASHDEVYNKLKESTDAAIAQFIPKEPQFLKAYKKLEAEYLKTPVLFAGAHNVLQAIVASGGRNFLVSHRNKQVLDILEKTNLLSYFTEVVTSENGFSRKPSPESMLYLKEKYDIKEALVIGDREIDRKAGQSAGFDTLLVDGKKSLMEIVK; via the coding sequence ATGAATTACCATGATTATGTCTGGGATTTGGGTGGAACGTTGCTTGATAATTATGAAATGTCTGCTCAAGCTTTCGTGAAAACTTTAGCGGAATTTGGACAATCTGCCTCACATGATGAGGTTTATAATAAACTAAAAGAGTCCACGGATGCTGCTATTGCACAATTTATCCCAAAAGAACCTCAATTTTTAAAGGCGTACAAAAAATTGGAAGCTGAATATTTGAAAACGCCAGTTTTATTTGCAGGAGCGCATAACGTTTTGCAGGCAATTGTTGCAAGTGGTGGGCGAAATTTTTTAGTATCGCATCGGAACAAACAAGTCCTTGATATCTTAGAAAAAACTAATTTGTTGTCTTATTTTACGGAAGTAGTCACTTCAGAAAATGGCTTTTCTCGTAAACCAAGTCCAGAATCGATGTTGTATTTGAAAGAAAAATATGACATTAAAGAAGCACTGGTAATTGGAGATCGTGAAATTGATAGGAAGGCAGGTCAATCTGCTGGCTTTGACACGTTATTAGTTGATGGAAAAAAATCCTTAATGGAGATAGTGAAGTAA
- a CDS encoding Cell division protein FtsW, producing the protein MARKKYSIDSRIDYSVILPVFFLLLIGLGAIYIATINDYPSTIAKVMTQQVIWILLGCGVAFVVMLFSTEFLWKITPFLYGLGLILMVLPLIFYSPELVESTGAKNWVSIGSVTLFQPSEFMKVSYILMLARCSIWFRQKFKEDSLKNDWKLLGIFALITLPVMVLLGLQKDLGTAMVFSAILAGLILLSGISWWIILPVVIIVALAVGGFMLIFLLPNGKEFLYGLGMDTYQINRISAWLDPFSYAKTIAYQQTQGMISIGSGGLTGKGFNVVDLSVPVRESDMIFTVIAEDFGFIGSAVVMGLYLLLIYRMIRVTFESNNRFYTYISTGFIMMILFHIFENIGAAIGILPLTGIPLPFISQGGSSLITNLICVGLILSMSYQNNLHREQEITEHFKRSDRY; encoded by the coding sequence ATGGCGAGAAAAAAATATTCTATTGATAGTCGGATTGATTATTCTGTAATTTTACCTGTCTTTTTCCTTTTGTTAATTGGCTTGGGGGCAATCTATATCGCAACCATAAATGATTACCCAAGCACGATTGCAAAAGTGATGACACAACAAGTGATTTGGATACTTTTAGGGTGTGGTGTGGCGTTTGTTGTCATGCTATTTAGCACTGAATTTTTATGGAAAATAACGCCGTTCCTATACGGTCTTGGATTGATATTAATGGTGCTACCGCTCATCTTTTATAGTCCAGAGTTGGTTGAGTCAACAGGCGCGAAAAACTGGGTTTCAATCGGTTCGGTAACGTTATTTCAGCCCTCGGAATTTATGAAAGTGTCCTATATTTTGATGCTTGCCAGATGTTCCATTTGGTTTCGCCAAAAGTTCAAGGAAGATTCTTTGAAAAATGACTGGAAACTCCTTGGAATTTTTGCACTTATTACCTTACCTGTGATGGTGCTACTAGGGCTTCAAAAAGACTTAGGAACAGCAATGGTTTTCTCAGCGATCTTAGCTGGTTTGATTTTATTATCAGGGATTTCGTGGTGGATTATCCTTCCAGTTGTTATTATCGTTGCTCTTGCAGTTGGTGGTTTCATGTTAATTTTCCTTTTGCCAAATGGGAAAGAATTCCTTTATGGTTTGGGAATGGATACTTACCAAATTAATCGTATTTCAGCTTGGCTAGACCCATTTTCATATGCTAAAACGATTGCCTACCAACAAACACAAGGAATGATTTCTATTGGTAGTGGTGGTCTTACTGGTAAAGGGTTCAATGTTGTTGATTTATCAGTGCCAGTTCGTGAGAGTGATATGATTTTTACCGTTATTGCTGAAGATTTTGGTTTTATTGGTAGTGCTGTTGTCATGGGATTGTATCTTTTGTTGATTTATCGTATGATTCGTGTAACTTTTGAATCAAATAACCGTTTCTATACTTACATTTCAACTGGTTTCATCATGATGATTTTGTTCCATATTTTTGAAAATATCGGAGCAGCAATTGGTATTTTGCCATTAACAGGTATTCCTTTGCCATTTATCTCACAAGGTGGCTCATCGTTGATTACCAATTTGATTTGTGTCGGTCTGATTTTATCAATGAGTTATCAAAACAACCTACACCGTGAACAAGAAATTACAGAACATTTTAAAAGAAGTGACCGTTATTAG
- the rplS gene encoding LSU ribosomal protein L19p, protein MNPLIQSLTESQLRTDIPTFHPGDTVRVYAKVVEGSRERVQVFEGVVISRKGQGISEMYTVRKISSGIGVERTFPLHTPRVEKIEVVRHGKVRRAKLYYLRALQGKAARIKEIRR, encoded by the coding sequence ATGAATCCATTAATCCAAAGTTTGACTGAAAGTCAATTACGTACTGACATCCCTACATTCCACCCTGGTGATACTGTTCGTGTTTACGCAAAAGTTGTTGAAGGAAGCCGCGAACGTGTCCAAGTTTTCGAAGGTGTGGTTATTTCACGTAAAGGTCAAGGGATCTCAGAAATGTACACAGTTCGTAAAATTTCAAGTGGTATCGGTGTTGAACGTACATTCCCACTTCACACTCCACGCGTAGAAAAAATCGAAGTTGTTCGTCATGGTAAAGTACGTCGTGCTAAACTTTACTACTTGCGTGCATTACAAGGTAAAGCTGCTCGTATTAAAGAAATCCGTCGTTAA